The DNA region gaagaagagaagggggAGGAGAAACACGAAGAAAAATGACAGTTGTGGTTTtcatcgaggaagaagaagaagagtcgttcataatggtgAGTAGCACGCTTTGGAAACAGAAAGTGGttgtgtaacaccctcactactaGAAAGTCACGCTGCCGGCTGCGCACtctgatagaaagaagtattatgactactttatatacttaatattaaaataggagcctgtgacacAACACCATattgctgatttctttgaaaaccggaaataaatactttatcttaaaaaaacacaagcaggcatagattcatatacaagcctttttacataatatcttataatatatataacatacaactcctatccctcttataaaattgtaataacaaagacgagggaagaaaaataatctaattaatacaacagcaTATAACCAAACGCAGTACAACTCTCCTTAATGCTTCTTCTTTCGGTTCTTGAAAAGGTAAagttgtaggggggtgagaacctaaccacacggtctcaccacggagtttcaaagttgtcataagaagatatttaataagagaactattttcaagctcagtgattatcattgccttatgaatcttttaaaaaaccAATAGGTAAGCGTTCAAAACCTTATTAAAGAaataatgtttaatctttcagaaatccgaaacctttcctttcttataagaaaatctcaaacAGAAACCAACcatgcaatcaaacaacacaatcattaatttagcaccaaaattcattctcaaatgtggcacgccaggacaaacacgggcaagacagacaaggaaagtacAAGTaagtagcagttacagcaaatagttcaagtagcagttaagaacagtttagcaattaggcaaaccaaaacaagttcaaacccaagcaaagcatacaaatgcatatgatgcatgcctgtcctatggctgatgaggctcatctgtcggttatccagccaacctgacaagtctgaATTATCCTTAGACTgccccccgacgtgcatccccaagagtttaTGCATAGCTTTTCTCAAATAATcgatattgctcaatgggggtaacattcctgggaatttatatagtgcccggtcacacttacgtcgtagggtcaacagagtatcgagtttttaatctggtacacgtggtggcaaaccatggtactttatccaagcaacctcgtatctcagataattcaaattcttaagccatatgaataattcaaagatcatatctcaacattctcaatccatatctcaacattctcaacattcatcaatccaaatctcatttccaaattcattcaaaaaccatatttcaaagaaaatcctcattATCCTTCTTTCCATTTCGTTCATTAACAATCACAATTCAAAACATGATTCTTTATTtgctaaataaatcaatcttaaaacatataacgcttaaaaacaaatctttttaattaattacttcgaataaaacttccaattttataaaaatttcggcaacatctcctctaaaactcggactctgccacccttttcgggttccATCCAAACCTTCCTCAAATctttttctcaaccatttccaaatctcattcAGTTTCAAAAATTCAACCAGTTTCAATATCAAATTGTTTTCAAAGCGAATCAGTgccaataataaatctctttttaaaaaaaaaaatcaaaccagctcaaatactaaatcatttataaagtcagactaacttaaaattaaaccatttccaaaattaattcagtttcatataccaaatcatttccaaagccagttcatttacattatcaaaaatagcttcaaaactaagaaaaccatttttcataataattcaaCTAAATAACCGTTCAGACTAATTTCTTTTCAGCAATCACAAaccactcaagcaatcaagcaatcagtcattcggtccagcaaacaaccacatttataagacaatcataatcacagacatatttttctcacattaatatctatttgtaacaactctgtaatgtaaaatatattttaagaaaaacccctacctcgattaGTCGCAAGTTGCATAATTAAACCCATTAAATCATTATTCTCATGTTAACAGTAGCAACCGCAGAAATTCCCAAGCAACCACAGGGATCACGGCAACAACCACATATTTGACATAATTTAGAATTAACGCGGGACGGATATTGAGCGATATTAGAACATAATTGATAATAGAGTATTGCGATAAACAAGAATGGAACCGAATAATCTTACCATGATAAACAGACTAGAATGACATAATAGCAACTTCTAAATTGACTGGACAGCAGCTCTAATAACGGCCGGAAGCTCTGATGGTTCTGCAGCAGTGGTGACTATATAATACGATGCAAACAACCTCAGTAACAACTCACGGTAGAAGCAACTTAACAAAAAAGAAGATCTGAGGCAAGATTAGAGTTTACCAAACTGACTTAGGCCTCAATAGTGGTTTCTGGTGGCAGTGGCAACAGAGTggagtggtgcacgaaaattacactcacactatgtaattccgcacaactaaccagcaagtgcactggatcgtccatgtaataccttacgtgagtaagggtcgattccatggagattgccggcttgaagcaagctatggttatcttattattcttagtcaggataccaatggGGTTCTTtcgtttcaattgtaaaaagtgaaagagtaTGAGATGATTATTTGTTACGCAGTAagggagaatgtgttggagttttggagatgctttgtcttctgaatctctgcttttctactgtcatcttcttcacgcacgcaaggttcctcttatggcaagctgtgtgttggtggatcactgttgtcaatggctaccatccatcctctcagtgaaaatggtccaggtgcgctgtcaccgtacggctaatcatctgtcgattctcactcatgctggaatatgatccattgatccttttgtgcctgtcactacgcccaacccttgtgagtttgaagctcatcatagtcattcaatccctgaatcctaatcggaataccacagacaaggtttagacttttcagattctcaagaatgctgccaatggattctagcttataccacgaagactctgattaagaaatccaagagatactcattcaatctaaggtagaatggaggtgattgtcaggcacgcgttcatagattaagaatggtgatgagtgtcacggatcatcacattcatcatattgaagtgcgaatgaatatcttagatagaaacaagcgtgattgaatagaaaacagaaataattgcattaatccatcgagacacagtagagctcctcacccccaacaatggagtttagagactcattccgtcaaagagtacaaagtccagatctaaaaatgtcaagaggtacaagataaatctctataacttgtttaaatactaaactagtaacctaggtttatagaaaatgagtaaactaagaaagatagtgcagaaatccacttctggggcccacttggtgtgtgctggggctgagagtTGAGCTTTTCATGTTCCTGGgctatttctagagttaaacatcaggttgtaacctattttgggcgtttaactctaatttgcaacttgtttctggcgtttaacgccagaatgcaacatggaactggcgttaaacgccagtttacatcgtttatcttcgagcaaagtatggactattatatatttctggaaagccctagatgtctacttttcaacccaaTTAAGAacacgccaattggactcctataactccaaaaaatctattccgagtgtagggaggtcagaatccaacagcatcagcagtcctttttcagcctgaatcaaatttttgcttagctccctcaatttcagccagaaaatatctgaaatcatagaaaaacacacaaactcatagtaaagtccagaaatatgaattttgcctaaaaactaataaaaatatactaaaaactaactaaaacatactaaaaactacatgaaattacccccaaaaagcgtataaaatatccgctcatcacaacaccaaacttaaactgttgcttgtccccaagcaactagataaataaaataggataaaaaggaatcaagaagcaataatatctcagagttttaagtgaagctcagattctaattagatgagcgggactagtagctttttgcttccgaacagttttggcatctcactttatcctttgaaattcagaatgattggcatctataggaactcataattcagatagtattattgattctcctagtttagtatgttgattcttgaacacagatactttatgagtcttggctgtggctctaagcactttgttttccagtattatcaccggatacataaatgccacagacacataactgggtgaaccttttcagattgtgacttagctttgctagagtccccaattagaggtgtccagagttcttaatcatactcttttgctttggatcacgactttaaccactcagtctcaagcttttcacttggacctgcatgccacaagcacatggttagggacaacttgatttagctgcttaggcctggaattatttccttgggccctcctatccattgatgctcaaagccttggatccttttcacccttgccttttggtttaaatggctattggctttttctgctgctccttttttttcactgctttttctttctttaagaatcaatttcatgatttttcagatcatcaataacatttctcttgttcatcattctttcaagagccaacaattttaacattcataaaattcaatataaaaaatatgcactgtttaggcattcattcagaagacaaaaagtattgccaccacatataaataattagaattttctttattaaaaactcgaaaaaatattgcctccttattctaaaaatctgctaatttattcatgtttgatgatgatgagaaaaataaattacagcttaattagagataaaatcaaaatagatatactaattactactactcatatataacttctaaggtaaattcctaataagaacaattatcacagagttaaggctaagattaggactcaacaacctttattttgggaggtggatgctcctttagtctgtggagtgctcgGCCCTTGAAGAGATAGCTTCTAatgcttcagttccttcagttcatgcctttgctcttcttgttccccaagcagtttgcaaagcatgctattttgatttttctgttctttctttagttggtccatagcttcttgcaacttggtaacagatgcttcaagacgctcccagtattcaatttgagggattttcgggaggaactcctgtgctttcctcttgatggggtcgtcctgcacttgttgtccttccattgattttttggtgattggttgctcgactgagatatactcatttactcccatctttaccccaacatctttacatagcatagagattaagcttggataagtcaatttggcatccttggagttcttgtttgtaattgtgtaaagctcacaagaaatcagctgatgaacttccacttctttttccaacataatgcaatggatcattactgctcttttgatggtgagtTCAAAGCTGTtactagtgggcagtatagaacgcccaatgaagtctatccagcctctggtgactggtttgagatctcctctcttgagttggtttgggacaccctttgtgttggttgtccacttggttccagggaggtatatgtcctctagaattttgtccaagctcttatctgttctcatcattcttctattaaaggaatctgggtcatcttgcaattgaggcagcttgaagatctctcttattttatcAGGGTagaggtgaacaatcttccctatGACTAGAGTTCAGTAGTCATAGAaggcggttccagctattctctacctgtctgtttgccacagattagagtagaattcctgaaccatatttcttcccacctttgttttaggattagctaggatttcccagctcatgtttcgaatttgctattggatctccggatattcgtcttctttcaaatcgaatttaacttccgggatcactgaccttagacctattattttgtagtaatggtttgaatgttctttggttaagaacttcccttgatttcaaagtgattttggaatattctctttcttgcctcttggagtggtttgttttcccttaggagccatgatcttagtgggtattggcttagtgatcatggataaacacaccaaacttagaggtttgcttgtcctcaagcaaaagaaaggaaaggagagggattgagggagagccaagttcgaattgtgaaggagaggagggaggccgaacgtggatttaaagggagggggtgggttttcgaaaatttttggaaaaagataggatagaagatatgatttgtaaaagataagtatgataggaaaaagatgtaatttaaaattgaaaagatataaaagatatttgaaaaagataaatctaaattttgaaaaagatattgtgaagatttgaaaaagatattgataagttgaaaagatttgagaggaaaaagagatagatttgttttgaaaaagatttgaaaagaagttgaagaggatttgaaaaatatttatgtttagaattaagatacatttgatatctttgaaaaaggatttgaaaaattaggatttgtaatatgtttatgcaagataTTATGgatggaaacatgaaaatttgaaaaaaaatcaagttgggaacaaaaacttcctcccTTCCACaatcttggtgttaaacgcccaactgctgcatgttttgggcgtttaacgcccagttggtgcttggtctgggcgtttaacgcccaggtgTTGCTtatagctggcgttaaatgccagaaactcctttatcactgggcatttttctgaacgcccaggacgctgtaaatctagCGTTAAACGACCAGAAGctgcttttttctggcgtttaacgcccagatagctatctctactggcgttaaacgcccagtggatgcctcTTTTGGGTGCTTAACATCCAAAACAGCTTTTACTGGCTTTTTTGCatcagtgagcttctttttgttgttttatcctctgaatccttctgtaactctgtgaactcatgcaattgctattttaccttgaagataattaatatgaacctgtaaaattatcatttaattaacaaataagctttgttaatggctgggttgcctcccagcaagcgcttctttattgtctttagctggactattactgagctttagtcaagtctcagttttgagcattcttgctcaaaattgctttcaagataatgtttgactctctgtccattaacaataaattttttgttagagtcattatcatgaagctctacatatccatatggtgacacacctgtaatcacatatggtcctctccaccgggattttaacttttcggggaataatctgagcctagagttaaacagcataaccttctgtcctggctcaaagactctggatgacagcttcttatcatgccatctttttgctttctctttgtaaaattttgcattttcgaaagcattgagcctgaattcctctagctcatttaactggagcaatcgtttttctccagctaacttggcatcaaggtttaggaatctggttgcccaataggccttgtgttccagttccactaacaagtgacaggcttttccatacacaagctggtatggagaatcatccaagcttcttgcccaatcccttctacggtcaatcacagtctgttccaggattcttttaagttctctattagagacttcatcttgcccatttgtctgtggatgatatggagttgccaccctgtggctaactccatatcgaaccatagcagagtaaagctgtttattgcagaaatgagcgcccccatcactgattagtactttagggactccaaatctgctgaagatgtgtttctggaggaatttcagcactgtcttagtatcattagtgggtgttacaatagcctccacccatttggatacataatccactgccaccagaatataagtgtttgagtatgatggtgggaaaggccccatgaagtcaataccccaaacatcaaacaactcaatctccaagatcccttgttgaggcatggcataaccgtgaggcagattgccagatctttggcaactatcacaattacatacaaactctcgggactctttatagagagtaggccagtagaagccacattggatgACTCTTGtgactgttcgctcacttccaaaatgtcctccatactgtgatccatggcaatgccagaggatcttctgtgcttcttctttaggcacccatctacagattactccgtctgcacatctcttgaagagatatgtttcatcccaaagatagtactttacaTCCgaaatcaatttctttgattactgcctactatactctttgggtatgaatctcacagccttgtagtttgcaatgtctgcaaaccatggtacttcctggatggcaaggagttgctcatctggaaagttttcaaagatctcagtaagaggaagggacgccccttctactggttctattcgggataggtgatctgctacttggttctctgtcccttttctgtctcttatttctatattaaactcttgcaaaagcaacacccatcttatgagtctgggttttgaatcttgctttgtgagtagatatttaagagcagcatggtcagtgtacacaatcacttttgatcctactaaataagatttaaacttgtcaatggcgtaaaccactgcaagtaactctttttctgtggttgtgtaattcttctgtgcgtcatttaaaatacgactggcataataaatgacgtgcagaagcttgtcatgcctttgtcccaacgctgcaccaatggcatggtcactggcatcacatattagttcaaatggtaatgtccagtctggtgcagagatgactggtgctgtaaccagcttagctttcaaagtctcaaatgcctgcagacgctccttatcaaagataaatggcgtgtcagcagctagcagattactcagaggttttgcaatttttgaaaaatcttttataaacctcctatagaatcctgcatgccccagaaagcttctgattgcctttacattagcaggtggtgataaattttcaaatacctctaccttagcttgatccacctctattcccttgttcgaaattttgtgcccaaagacaattccttcagtcaacataaagtgacatttctcccagtttaaaaccaggttagtctcttggcacctctttaaaacaagtgctagatggtcaagacaggagctgaatgagtctccaaatactgaaaagtcatccatgaagacttccagaaaattttccaccatatcagagaaaatagagagcatgcacctttgaaaggttgcaggtgcattgcacagaccaaatggcatccttctgtaggcgaatactccagatggacatgtgaatgttgttttctcttggtcctggggatctactgcaatttggttgtaacctgaatagccatccaaaaaatagtagtaatcatgacctgctagtttcTCTAGCatatggtctatgaatggtaaaggaaaatgatcttttctggtggctgtattgagctttctgtagtcaatacacatacaccaccctgtaactgttcttgtagaaaccagttcattcttttcattatgaaccattgtcatacctcccttcttggggataacttggacagggctcaccaggggctatcagaaataggataaataatcccggcctctagtaacttagtgacatctttctgcactacttccttcatggctggattttgccgcctctgtggttgaaccactggcttagcatcatcctccaataggatcttgtgcatgcatctggctgggctaatgcccttaagatcacttatggaccacccaagagctgtcttgtgtgtccttagcacttgaattagtgctttctcttcctgtgactctaaagcagagcttatgatcacggaAAAAGTGTCAtcctctcctagaaatgcatatttcagggatggtggtagtggtttgagctcgggtttaggaggcttctcctcttcctgaggagttttcataggttcttttgttttctctggttcctccagatcaggctgaacatctttaaaaatgtcctctagctctgattcaagactctcagtcatattgacatCTTCcactagagagtcaataatatcaacgctcatgcagtcgtttggggtgtctgggtgctgcatagctttgacaacattcaacttaaactcatcctcattgactctcagggtcacctcccctttttggacatcaatgagggttcgtccagttgctaggaaaagtcttccaaaaatgagagttgcactcttgtgctcctccatttccagcaccacaaagtcagtgggaaagacaaacggcccaaccttgacaatcatatcctcaattacgcctgatggaattttagtggagccatcagcaagttggaggcatatccgggttggtttgacttcttcagtcaaaccaacctttctgatagtggatacaAGTATcaggttaatacttgccccaagatcacatagagctgtcttggtacaagtaccctctaatgtgcatggtatcataaagcttccgggatctttaagcttctctggtaagcttttcaaaatgactacactgcattcttcagtgaggaatacttttttagtttctctccaatccttcttatgacttaagatctctttcatgaacttagcataagagggtatttgctcaagtgcctctgcaaacgggatctttatttcaagagtcctgagatagtctgcaaagcggacaaattttttatcctgttctgcttggctgagtttctgaggataagggatcttggctttatattccttaaccttagttgctgcaggtttatttcctacagaggtggttggagaagccttcttaggagggttactatcagcactttcaggtgtctgatccctcattggcgtttgaacaccgGGATTAGGGGTTGgacgggcgtttaacgccagtttttcactcttttctagcgtttgaacgccagaagtgggcatccactaggcgtttaacgctaatttttcacctttttctggcgtttgaatgacaGAATTATTCTTCTCTGGGCTCGTACTATCCTCAGaaggattttgggcagtggtttgctCATCCTCTATCAGTTGTTCCTTCCTTGACTTTATGTtgccttgagttgagacatttaatgtctttccactccttaattgaacagcttgacatccttctgttatttgtctggataactgctgttttgtttgattcaattgtttttCCATACTTTGGTTAGCATCATTGGTTTCTTGTAGCGtttccttaaattctgctagctgttCTATTAGATAAcataattgctgattgagttcagcaacttgttct from Arachis hypogaea cultivar Tifrunner chromosome 10, arahy.Tifrunner.gnm2.J5K5, whole genome shotgun sequence includes:
- the LOC112715386 gene encoding uncharacterized protein, which codes for MPTSGVQTLEKSEKLALNARPTPNPGVQTPMRDQTPESADSNPPKKASPTTSVGNKPAATKVKEYKAKIPYPQKLSQAEQDKKFVRFADYLRTLEIKIPFAEALEQIPSYAKFMKEILSHKKDWRETKKVFLTEECSVVILKSLPEKLKDPGSFMIPCTLEGTCTKTALCDLGASINLILVSTIRKVGLTEEVKPTRICLQLADGSTKIPSGVIEDMIVKVGPFVFPTDFVVLEMEEHKSATLIFGRLFLATGRTLIDVQKGEVTLRVNEDEFKLNVVKAMQHPDTPNDCMSVDIIDSLVEDVNMTESLESELEDIFKDVQPDLEEPEKTKEPMKTPQEEEKPPKPELKPLPPSLKYAFLGEDDTFSVIISSALESQEEKALIQVLRTHKTALGWSISDLKGISPARCMHKILLEDDAKPVVQPQRRQNPAMKEVVQKDVTKLLEAGIIYPISDSPW